From Deinococcus multiflagellatus, a single genomic window includes:
- a CDS encoding bifunctional metallophosphatase/5'-nucleotidase, whose protein sequence is MTRFSLALLTTALLSSAHAAPLTVTVLHTDDLHGRLEPTKIGDNLYGGYARQTTLVKQFSAQDPNPLVLSGGDTFQGTLFYNVYKGLADVLFMNLMGYDAMAVGNHEFDDGPEALAKFAQRAQFPLLAANVDVSAEPLLKDLIKPYAVMSVGGEKVGVIGAVTPDLPQISSPGANVKMLELMQSLRSSVTALQGQGVNKIFLVSHLGYTLEQEVARTVSGIDVIVGGHSHTLLGTFTNKDFPASEGPYPTIVPNPDGNRTLLVAAWEWGKVLGRLKVTFSDSGAVESWEGNPVPVTADIAEDPTAKRMVETLTVPIANLRQRVVGQTARGLNGNREVVRRRESTMANVLADAALAAAQNAGAQLAFVNGGGVRASINAGPITFDEAITVQPFGNTLTVLTLNGAQIRAALEHGVATWSENKGQFLHVSRGVSYTFDLGRPAGSRVTAVTLNGQLVVDTQTYKVAMNNFTAGGGDGFTMFKGAPRLDTGTLDVDILVRYLQGRPAVDAEPEGRIVIVNEPR, encoded by the coding sequence ATGACCCGCTTCTCACTGGCCCTGTTGACCACAGCCCTCCTGAGCAGCGCCCACGCCGCGCCGCTGACGGTGACCGTGCTGCACACCGACGACCTGCACGGGCGCCTGGAGCCCACCAAGATCGGCGACAACCTGTATGGCGGCTACGCCCGGCAGACCACGCTGGTGAAACAGTTCAGCGCGCAGGATCCCAACCCGCTGGTCCTCTCTGGGGGCGACACCTTCCAGGGCACCCTGTTCTACAACGTCTACAAAGGCCTGGCAGACGTGCTGTTCATGAACCTGATGGGCTACGACGCCATGGCGGTGGGCAACCACGAGTTCGACGACGGCCCGGAAGCGCTGGCCAAGTTCGCCCAACGGGCGCAGTTTCCACTGTTGGCCGCCAACGTCGATGTCAGCGCTGAACCTCTCCTGAAAGACCTGATCAAGCCCTACGCCGTCATGAGCGTGGGCGGGGAGAAGGTGGGGGTCATTGGCGCCGTGACCCCCGACCTGCCGCAGATCAGCTCACCCGGGGCCAACGTGAAGATGCTCGAACTGATGCAGAGCCTGCGCAGCAGCGTCACGGCGCTGCAAGGCCAGGGCGTCAACAAGATCTTCCTGGTCTCCCACCTGGGGTATACCCTGGAACAGGAGGTGGCGCGCACCGTCTCCGGCATCGACGTGATCGTTGGTGGGCACTCGCATACCCTGCTGGGCACTTTCACTAATAAAGACTTCCCCGCCAGCGAAGGGCCCTATCCGACAATCGTGCCCAACCCGGACGGCAACCGCACCCTGCTGGTGGCGGCGTGGGAGTGGGGCAAGGTGCTGGGCCGCCTGAAAGTGACGTTCAGTGACAGCGGCGCGGTCGAGAGTTGGGAAGGCAACCCCGTACCCGTGACGGCTGATATTGCCGAAGACCCCACCGCCAAGCGCATGGTAGAGACGCTGACCGTGCCGATTGCCAACCTGCGCCAGCGGGTGGTCGGGCAAACCGCACGTGGCCTGAACGGCAACCGCGAGGTCGTGCGCCGGCGCGAGAGCACCATGGCCAACGTCCTGGCCGACGCCGCGCTGGCTGCGGCCCAGAATGCCGGCGCGCAGCTCGCCTTTGTGAACGGCGGTGGCGTCCGGGCCAGCATCAACGCCGGTCCCATCACGTTTGACGAGGCCATCACCGTGCAGCCGTTCGGCAACACCCTGACGGTCCTGACCCTGAATGGAGCCCAGATCAGAGCGGCGCTGGAGCACGGCGTGGCCACCTGGAGTGAGAACAAGGGCCAGTTTCTACACGTCAGCCGCGGCGTGAGCTACACCTTTGACCTGGGGCGCCCAGCCGGCAGCCGCGTGACGGCCGTGACCCTGAACGGCCAACTGGTTGTGGACACCCAGACGTACAAGGTGGCGATGAACAACTTCACGGCGGGCGGCGGCGACGGCTTCACGATGTTTAAGGGTGCGCCTCGCCTGGATACCGGCACGCTGGACGTAGACATTCTGGTGCGCTACCTGCAGGGGCGGCCCGCAGTGGACGCGGAGCCAGAAGGCCGCATCGTGATTGTGAATGAACCCAGGTAA
- a CDS encoding HupE/UreJ family protein, translating to MSTSQFRPAVGRRLLLCVLSLSLTAVLSRAQAHTTSDYQLDLLVSGAALQGTWDVMLPDLAGALPLDSDQDGRVSNEELTRSGALARNYMLERLEVRADGQACTLTDTAMQVGKKDTGRFLRLSLAGECPAAPTALQVTSRLFMDLNDGTTHRGFLNLETGGRASTSVFTPESMTADVSLARPGAWQNVLTFIWLGMTHIWAGLDHVLFLLTLLLPTVLRRQEGQWQPVATFREAFGSVIKVVTAFTVAHSITLTLSALGILTFASQLVESVIAVSVVFAALNNLVPLVQERARWAVAFGFGLMHGFGFSSVLGELVEDRQALVQSLLGFNLGVELGQLALVAVAVPLLFWIRATVFYRRVVFAPASVGVAVVAAVWFVQRAFPAPG from the coding sequence ATGTCCACTTCCCAGTTTCGCCCAGCTGTAGGCCGCCGACTCCTTCTCTGTGTGCTGAGCCTGTCGCTCACAGCCGTCCTCAGCCGCGCCCAGGCCCACACCACGTCGGACTATCAGCTGGATCTGTTGGTCAGCGGCGCGGCTCTGCAGGGCACCTGGGACGTGATGCTGCCGGACCTCGCCGGCGCACTGCCGCTGGATTCGGATCAGGATGGGCGGGTCAGCAATGAGGAACTGACGCGCTCCGGCGCTCTGGCCCGCAATTACATGCTTGAGCGCCTCGAGGTCCGTGCCGACGGTCAGGCCTGCACCCTGACGGACACGGCCATGCAGGTGGGCAAAAAGGACACTGGCCGCTTCCTGCGCCTGAGTCTGGCCGGCGAATGCCCCGCCGCGCCCACCGCCTTGCAGGTCACCAGTCGCCTGTTCATGGACCTGAACGACGGCACCACACACCGCGGCTTCCTGAATCTGGAGACCGGGGGGCGCGCCTCAACCAGCGTCTTTACCCCAGAATCCATGACCGCAGACGTCTCACTGGCCCGGCCAGGGGCGTGGCAGAACGTCCTGACCTTCATCTGGCTGGGCATGACGCATATCTGGGCGGGCCTGGACCATGTGCTGTTTTTGCTGACGCTGCTGCTCCCCACCGTTCTGCGGCGACAGGAAGGCCAGTGGCAGCCGGTGGCGACGTTCCGGGAAGCCTTCGGCAGCGTCATCAAGGTGGTCACGGCCTTCACGGTGGCGCACTCCATCACCTTGACGCTGTCTGCCCTGGGCATCCTGACCTTTGCGTCCCAACTGGTGGAGTCGGTGATTGCTGTGTCCGTGGTGTTCGCGGCGCTGAACAACCTGGTACCCCTGGTGCAGGAACGCGCCCGCTGGGCCGTGGCCTTCGGGTTCGGCCTCATGCATGGCTTCGGCTTCTCCAGCGTGCTGGGCGAGCTGGTGGAAGACCGTCAGGCCCTGGTACAGAGCCTACTGGGCTTCAATCTTGGGGTGGAGCTGGGCCAGCTGGCCCTGGTGGCCGTGGCGGTGCCGCTGCTGTTCTGGATCCGGGCGACCGTCTTTTACCGGCGGGTGGTGTTCGCGCCCGCTTCGGTCGGGGTGGCTGTGGTTGCTGCGGTGTGGTTCGTGCAGCGGGCCTTCCCAGCGCCCGGCTGA
- a CDS encoding protein kinase domain-containing protein: MSHATPRAPHTHPAHFLAGLTLASGWEVVTPLGTAAPIHEGQHSVGYFVQHRDGREGFLKAIDLSDVYQAPNVMLELQLVSAQFNFEVKLLDICRDLRMHRVVRAVDHGEERLPGVLVPVPYIVFDRAAGDIRDHLALTTIDSVWLLQCVHHIAVGLQQLHGARYAHNDLKPANVLVFPGDGWKIGDLGRAVDARGTSPHHEHLFSGTMEYAPPEVLYFAPSTEVWRERKWADLYMLGGLVTFLFTHQHFNTYLYAELDEPLQPIIFCGEWEGSFADLVPHLLGAFGRAMRAVERELVARVGPALAPELARCIRELCFPEPARRGHPSNVGTLDPTSVQRYVSLFDLLRQRALLAQRRAR, from the coding sequence ATGTCCCACGCCACACCACGCGCGCCACACACCCATCCCGCCCACTTCCTGGCCGGCCTGACCCTGGCCAGCGGCTGGGAAGTAGTGACGCCCCTGGGCACCGCGGCGCCCATCCACGAAGGGCAGCATTCGGTCGGCTACTTCGTGCAGCACCGTGACGGGCGCGAAGGGTTTTTGAAAGCCATCGATCTGTCCGATGTCTACCAGGCCCCCAACGTCATGCTCGAACTGCAACTCGTGTCGGCGCAGTTCAATTTCGAAGTCAAACTGCTCGACATCTGCCGGGACCTGCGCATGCACCGCGTCGTGCGGGCGGTGGATCATGGTGAAGAGCGGCTGCCCGGCGTCCTCGTCCCGGTGCCTTACATCGTGTTTGACCGCGCGGCCGGGGACATCCGCGACCACCTGGCCCTGACGACCATCGATTCGGTGTGGCTCCTGCAGTGCGTCCATCACATCGCGGTGGGATTGCAGCAGTTGCACGGCGCCCGGTACGCCCACAATGATCTGAAGCCGGCCAACGTCCTGGTGTTTCCGGGGGACGGCTGGAAGATTGGGGATCTGGGCCGGGCCGTGGACGCCCGCGGCACCTCCCCTCACCACGAGCATCTGTTCTCCGGCACCATGGAGTACGCCCCGCCCGAAGTGCTGTATTTCGCGCCGTCCACCGAAGTCTGGCGGGAGCGCAAATGGGCCGACCTCTACATGCTGGGCGGGCTGGTCACCTTCCTGTTTACCCATCAGCACTTCAATACCTATCTGTATGCCGAGCTGGACGAGCCTCTGCAGCCCATCATCTTCTGCGGGGAGTGGGAAGGCAGCTTCGCGGACCTGGTGCCACACCTGCTGGGCGCCTTCGGCCGGGCCATGCGGGCGGTCGAGCGGGAGCTGGTGGCCCGGGTCGGGCCTGCCCTGGCCCCCGAACTGGCCCGCTGCATCCGGGAGCTGTGCTTTCCAGAGCCTGCCCGGCGTGGGCACCCCAGCAACGTCGGCACCCTCGACCCCACCAGTGTGCAGCGGTACGTCAGTCTGTTTGACCTGCTGCGGCAGCGGGCCCTGCTGGCCCAGCGGCGTGCGCGGTGA